The following nucleotide sequence is from Aedes aegypti strain LVP_AGWG chromosome 3, AaegL5.0 Primary Assembly, whole genome shotgun sequence.
cgatggccaggatgtcagtacttgtttaaaaaatatatatattataattatttgaaacagcatgcataaatattcaagttttcttcgaaaaaactatctataaagttactccgttttacggtacctgctTCATggtatacacatgcaaaaatggtcaatcagcaAAGGAAACTCTTAGCAAATAATTGTAGAAGTTTTCATAAGGGTcataagcttagaagcaggctatATCCCAATTGGGGCGTGAAGCCAGACACAAAAAGGAGAattttatgtttgatttttggcaTGGGTCTATTATGATCTGGatgaaaatcatgaattttgagctgtcgcatgatggtctgaaaatgtccacaccACACCCTATTGGAACCGGTTCCGCGATACTCCGACCATATCCGGCCATATCTAGGTGTTGGTTTTCTTGATGCTCTTGTAAAGTGGAATgtaaaaccatgaaatttgaaccgtctTGTCATACATGCGTATAAACTACTGAATATGATATGCACCATTTCCTTCTGGAACAGGTTCCAGGTAGTTCCGAATAAGCCGaacgaaccatattcggagactCTTTCTCTTGGGAATTTACTGGATAAccctccaagataatctctactgtAATCCAGCGATTTCTCCAGCCCAGTAGGGCTTTtgccagtgattcctccaagaagaacttttgttcgccGTATGACATTTTAGATCGGTCCTGATATGACTCCAGGAGTACCTTCAGCAAAACCTAAAGGGATTTgactagggatttctccaaggattgctGCAAAaacattcctttaaaaattcctttagagatttcgtaaggagtttctgcaggaatgtctccagtaattcctccagtaaattaTTTACTGGAATTTTTTCAGGAAGTTTTTAAGGATACCTCCAGGATCTgttccaagattttattttcacgATTATTCTGGATTTTTTCCGACGATTTCTAAAAGGATTTGTCAAGGGATTCCTTATGCTATTTTTTCAGATCAGAATCTCTAGAAAGATTCCTGCAGAGATATCTTCAAAGCttgctcaaggaattcctccaggagttacaCTAGCACAATCTTCTCAAGGATCACTGTAGTgatttctcctgaatttcctccgAGGATCCCTCTTATATACAAAGTATCCCCAAATAGTGCTCTCTAGATTCGTCTAGGAATAATTCCTGAGATTTCTATCGGGGTCCTTACACGGGATCGCTCTAGAGAACACTCagccaagaattccttcaagaattccatcagaaattcctcttggtCTTTTACAACTtacgaattcttcaagaatttcctccaagagttctccCAGAATTGTCACCAGGGAAATAGTTACATGACTGAATATTTGTCCAGAAACACCTTTAgggattctccagggattcgttctgggatttttgcagaaatttcttcatggattattcaaaggatttcttcagaataaagtttttttcgggaattactctagggattccaccaggaaatctctacagtgattcttCCTAGGGTACCTCGTAgggttcctccaaggattcctccagatatgTCTCCAGGAGTCCTTCAGTAATGAGCTAAgataatctttcaaagatttttacaatagtttctccagagactccttcaaggatttctctatgaaaatttttaaatgcaTTCCAGCAGATCTCTTcagttttttctttaaggatttctttaagGATTGCTCCAGAAATAAATCTACATAATTTCCTCTTGAAATTGTTTCAGGGATGAGCTGGTAGATAAACGACTACGCTTTTTGTCTAAGCGTTTTGTTTTAGAAATACACTTTTTATCTACAcgttttctataaaaaaaacacgttaaaaaataaagactgcgtagccgtaaTATTTGATACTCCAgggaattcttcaggaattcctgtagatgTTTCCTCTGGAATCGCTCCATAAGATCCTGCaagaattgttccagaaattcaaCCGGGAATTTATTTAGGGATTACTCTAGATTTTTCTCAAgaggttcctccagggattgcttcaTGTATCGATTTTCCTGGAGGTATCCCTGGGAGCATCATTTTCTGTTGATTCCGGGGTGCCTCAAGGCAGCCATTTGGGCCCTTTGCTATTCATCCTGTAACCGTTCGGCGGAAATGCTCGAGGTGTTGTAACAACCGGTGGCTTTAGCGCCACTCTCGAATCTGAGAGACCACCGGCCGACTTTTATTTGCCCGACTACTGATGACCTTTAACCTCAGATGTCCTCGAACGCTCGCTGGCTCAAACACAAATTCAAAGCGCAAAACTAAGAAAGACTAGCTTTTTCCCATCCGGACAACAAACCCACTGAAACTCGTTCAACCCCCTGgtctcaacagaaaaaaaactaaaatttaaagtaaTTGGAATGAGTTTCTCTTTTGCACCTAAACGGAAACGGaataattaattattaattaattcattattcattatttattgAACTTCGGGTTGGACTTCTAACTTGGGTTTGGACGGGATAGTGATTCACTAGATCATGGCCATGTCTAACTCTAACACATACCTGCGCAGGATTTTTCTTCGTCGACTTGTTGCTCGTTGCCAGGAACCTCGGCGATGGCGACTAGAACTTTCGTGACGATGGCAACGAGTACCTCCGTTGAAATGGCGGCGAAGGGGAACAATTCGCCGTCGCTGCCTGATTAGCTTGCCGCGAAATGAGTCCGTGCTGGTATGGCCGAAATTAGAGTTGCAAAGTGGGTGGCGGCTGGACAGATGTCCTCCGATTTCTTCCGGAGAGGGATTCGCTACGACGGATGTCGTGCGGCCCGAGAATTGACCGTCTTCCTCCGGACAAAGGCTAACGTACTTTCGTGCGGCCTCGCGTATTGCGCTCTGACCGCCCGTGATAAAATGCACCCTTACCGTTGGATCAGGTCCGGAATCGTGGCGCGCAATTGGCGACGCAACGCACGATCCGCGCTCTCCAATATTGTGATCCGTTAGAATTGACGTAAGGGGACCTCCGTCGATTGATTGGCAATCGACGGTCGTTCTTCGCTCCACTTTCTGCCGAAACACCACACTCCGTTTAGCTACCCCTAAGGGCGGGCCTTGACGGTTGCACGGActcaaaaaaacttcacaaaataATCTTCGTCGACTCCGGTCGACACACGAACTCCAGCCCTACCCAAAAAGCGCTAAGCGCTGGAAAGTCCAACACGAAATTTACTTTAGTaaactaaattttaataaaaatcgagtattttaatagaaattacCTTTTTTGGGTGTACACTGAAATAAAATTCCACAAGTCGCGAATGTCGGACGCACCGACTACTAACGAATCACTAGAGGACAAACAAAGCACATAAAAAACGTTAAGTACAATTTATAACATCACTCCAATTACTTTAACTACCTTTACTGTAAAACGTTTGTGAAAATGGTCACTAATAGAAATTAAGTATTATTATTTGACCTAAACTAGCGAAACTTCTGGACAAAAGACAAAAGACAAGAAACCTACTTACATAAAGAGCCTATTCTTTAATCTTTTTGCGCCAAAATTAACattaattaattacgtaacacTGAGctcaataaaattcaaattcaagtgattttgcttaaaaagataaaaacgtcaaaagttcacaaacttttcactatattttttcaagaaaaaacgtaaaacgttGCAATCCTTGTCATGAATGAATTTCCTAGCTACCTCGATGGAGTCTACATCCTTATTTACGCCGATGATGTCAAAATATTCATTCCTATAAGTTGTTTGTAGGATTGTCGGAATCTACAACGAAATGTTGAGCTGTTCTCCAACTTTTGTATGCAGTTTGGTCTAAAGGTCAATGTATCTAAATGCGACGTGGTGTCTTTCTCTAGAAAGCTTAATATAATCCACTATGACTATCGAATGAGTGCAGATGTCATCGTTTTGTGTGAATGACTTGGGCGTGGACCTCGATAGTGAACTATCCTTCACTAAACATATTGACAAGGTAGTCGCAAAAGCTAATGCCATGTTTGGAATGATTAGACGGCTCGGACAGGAATTCGATGATCCGTACACAATAATTTCTCTCTACGTTGGATTAGTTCGTTCGATTATTGAGTATGCTGGGATAGTTTGGCAGCCATATTACGAAACGCATAAGACAAGAATCGAAAGTgtacagaaaaagtttgttaGGTTTGCACTCCGGAACCTAGGGTGACGAGACGTTTTGCCGGATTACAATTCATTATGCACGCTTGTTGGAATTGATTCGCTCGAAATTAGAAGAAAAACGGCTGACGCTTTGTTCCTAAAGGATATAATTGATGGTAGATATAATTCTCAATACCTAGCAGGGCAGATTTCATTATATGAAGGTAGAACAGGTTTAACATTTACAAGGCCGtttcaaattccaaatagaGTTCAAAACTATGCTAGGAATGAACCTATATATCGTTTGATGTCATTTTATAATGCAAACCGTGATTGTTCAAATGTCGAAACGTCCAATGAAAAAATTAAGTATGTCATAAGATTTCATTTTTAGTTGTATTGACGGAAGAAAATTGTAATTAGTTTAAGATAATGGGCAAATGCCTACAGTCACAATACATCAAATAAGGATTTCAAATAAGGGAGAATTATTATATGAATTCACAAAGTTATTTCTTCTGGAATGCAGAATGGAGTGAttattttgaagaaactttggAGGAAACTCTGGATGggtccttgaaaaaatctctgcaataatagggcgatattcaaaactgaaaatgcaatagatggctctttttcagtggtagtaaaaacgaaatcctgaagcaaagaaagcaccacggaagatgaactgaacacaaaaagttatgtattcactttacacttgatttctaatcactacttttttgatccagtttcctaattgcaaataatttacgtttttcattattttccatacgttttgacagttctcctactaccattcttccatgcgcttgtgttgaaagtttgagaaatttgagaatccagcgtaccGCGATCAGTGGAAGGGATACAatcaacagtgtcgtcgctcggcggccagtggaagaaactgaatgttctaagccttgttgtctgtactttttgccgctggcgccaactattagcggttatgaacgaaataaacagtcggtACCCTATTGGTAGAAACGTCTCCTAataaatccttgtagaaattcctggagaaattttactggaagaATCTATGGTATTCCGGTAGGTGCTTCTGGCGGAATTGCTAGAGGAGTTTCTGTAAAAATATCGCTGCTAAAATTCCAGGAACAATCGTTGAAGGcatcattggaggaacttctggcaaAAATTGGGATTGTAGTTCATTATCACGTTGTAGAGACgttattttcaatattcacCTTCGAACTACAATCCGGATGGTGTAGCACCAGCCATCTcatcggcaaaatcgcgaaaaaCGAGGGCACGAAAAAAGTGTGGCAAGCAAAACAAAACGGCAGCGATCTACTGCGATCAATTTTCGTATTGAACACTAAACCACAATAAAAAGCTCTCAgctccacaaaaccaagataaaaagctctCAGAAGATGTAAAAATCATGCTGCTGGGTTTATTTGTCGATTTTATGCGAATATATGTTCTTCTATTCGACTATTGGTGCATCGACCatacgataaaaaaaatgtgtcgtGAAATTGGAGAGTAAACTGAGGAAAGCTCGAGAAAAAGATTACTAtggtttagtagaaaaaaaaatatgacattGTGTGTGGCAAATTTCTCATAACTTGTTAGTAAAATCTTTCCTATTTCAGGCATCAACTTCAGTAGAGTAATGGCAAAATCCTTGATGAATATATTTTCAATACGTTTTATTGCAAACTTCTCTTTCTTCTGATGATTATCCCAATGAAATCTACAATGTCACTTTAATATTACCTTTAGTAAATCCCTTCTGttggcaaaatttatgaatgcAAATTTGCGTAGCATCGGTCTGATTTCGGATATCAGTAAAACAACGTCTAAATAATATGTCTATTTGCAAATGCATTTCTATTACACCTATAAATAGGATCGATATCGTTAAGCTACGTATTTCTTCGCACTTTCTATTGACTATATTTcactttgattcaaaagttGTACTTTTTACAATGGTGTGTACACTCCTATTTCACAATAAATATTTCTTCAAGTATTATAACAAATATTAGTTACTTCTGTTGAGATAAAATCTTGAAATCATACAACATCTAACGACTAAACTCTTAatctatattaaaaaaaaactgtacaaCTGTTAATTCATAGCACGGTCACATCTAGACGTCCTAATTCTATTAAATACAATATTCACCGTGAAATCAATTCGATAACAGCTCCCCCTCTCCTCGCCACGAGCCAGTATTTGGGCTCAAATCGTTTGGTCGTCATAGCCGTAGATAAGGCTGATGTTGTCCGGCAGCGGATCCATTAGTTCAACTATCGGATCCGCTGGCTTTTGTCAATCGAGCACATCCTTCAGCTTCACGTACAAACAGCAGGACAGTATCATGCCGAACACCTGGATAACGCAAATCCCCAGTCCTATCGCTCCCAGCAGGATGAGATGGTGCTTCAGGTCGTCGGCCATCTTGTAGATGCATCCCTGCAGAACAAAATCAGTATTACGTTCCTCGCCTCGACATGCCATATAGATTCAGTTAGGAAGATTTTTTGCCAAATTGACTGATTTGGAAAATTTGAGTGCCGATCCGAAAGGTATATACGTACCGTGTAGGGAATGTTGCTCGGACCGTCGCTTAGACCGCACTTTGGTGTCATGCTGATGCAGCAAGAGTCCGGCACCCGGCGGCCTTCGGTCGGTCGAATCAGATCCTTCCGACGAGACCGCAGCCACACGCTGTAGCGCCAGTCCTCGAATCGTACCGCGCCACAGCAGCCAAACTGTTTTTCGCAAGAAAAGAGGAAAAACGACCAGCTTAATGTGATGGATGTTTCTCCCGGTGTATAGTGCACAGGGGGAAAACATGGTAGCAAACCGATGAAGAATCCTGTACTTTGGGGCTGTTGATTAATTTCGTAAGATAATATTGGCGGTTTTTGGACCTCCACTCCATAGTAAggtttttttgtataaaaattataaagcaccCTCCCCCTCTCAACCCTTGCGCAATTAATGGGCGATCCCTTTTTGAGTAAATATATGAATCTTATGTAACTTtatcaaattccattgttgaagcaagaagcattgcaataccaaaatgtgaattaAAATTTATCATAAACTGTTTCCTGCATGTAACATGAGAAATCCTATCAGAAACCTAACTAAAAGATGGGATTTTTGATAAAAAGGAAACAATCCGTGCAGCGATCTGGACAACTTTCATTCCAGTCCTTAGACAATTTAACATAAGGTTCAGTTAATTTTCCAAGGTTGACGCGTTGCATGTACAAGGTATACAGAATTCTTTGTCGGTTTGCTACCTTTTGTTCCCACTGTGCACTGGCATGCAAGCCCTGCTTACCTCTTGCTGCATTCGATCGATGGCTTCGGTTTGCCGCTCGCTAACGCCGTACTGCTCCATGAAGGTGCTGTTGAGGCTGTGCTGCAGCTCCAGTTCGATCTGCGTTTCGTAGAGGTAAGCCAGCCCTCCGACGATGGCCTCCAGCAGGAACACGAACAGCAGTATGAAGGTGTACTAGAATGAAGGCACAAAGAAAATGGATTGCAATTAAAAGGGGATAGTGTTCGTGATTGTGAtgcgcctaaatttatgctagGCTATGGGCACGCCGTTGAAAcgtttcaatttttcattcgcGTGCATTTGATTCGTTCAACTATAGTTCAATTCATAACTATAGTTATTATTGATATATCATTGACCTAGCAAACAGGGGATTTACACAAATTGACAAATATTCGGTAGACATTCGGAGAAACTGGAGAAATGTTGCCCAATACCACGAAGATGGAGATCtgcaatacgcccggcaatggtaTAAGATAGGCACAAGGAGGACATTCCGACAACGTTACCCCTCTGATCAATAATTCCACGTCTTACAGTTAGTAATTTTGAAATGTTCAATTGTCACTATGGTTTCAACAGCATaagtaggggaaatcagggtaaaaccggcactgtgggtaagctcgaaaccctttgatttttcatgttttgagcagattttcaccatgctctatcttaacttgtgaaatgttgtgtttcgaatgacattacaactgacgctaccaataaactgccaaaataaacaacaaaatcatattggataacatagaagcaacagcagttgcaatatttcgttgttattctttaactatttcgcatgtgaaattttgaaaatgtcattctTTGTTCTGtgtctacatcatcatttactattattacgttgatacaacatgaaAGCGAAattaa
It contains:
- the LOC5566052 gene encoding CD151 antigen, translating into MAKKKKQQQLPMVVPTTSTGSGANNSGSHFHQNGGGGAHKKLHKTRDSDCCSINFVKYVLHIFNIIFFMSGLVIMAVTVWTVFWKHQYVSLLSTTNYAIGTYSLLAAGLLALFGGFIGCCGVWREQRPMLLLYTFILLFVFLLEAIVGGLAYLYETQIELELQHSLNSTFMEQYGVSERQTEAIDRMQQEFGCCGAVRFEDWRYSVWLRSRRKDLIRPTEGRRVPDSCCISMTPKCGLSDGPSNIPYTGCIYKMADDLKHHLILLGAIGLGICVIQVFGMILSCCLYVKLKDVLD